The Catenuloplanes niger genome includes a window with the following:
- a CDS encoding ATP-binding cassette domain-containing protein — MRAIGDDRPVAWPVRAEGLSVRAGRRLAVDGVDLDLGPGVHGVLGPNGAGKTTLLRALATVTPPAAGTLDLAGQPVHGGGDLREVRRRLGYLPQSFGCYKRFTVREFVEYLAWLKELPAHEIPAEAQRVIDRCGLTERADEKLRTLSGGMIRRVGLAQALVGDPGLLILDEPTAGVDPGNRQELRALLRGLGRTACVVLATHVIEDVAAACTDLIVLREGRIVFRGTPAELAGRADTGGDPGDDVTSRYERGYAEVLR, encoded by the coding sequence ATGCGTGCGATAGGGGACGACCGGCCGGTCGCCTGGCCGGTCCGGGCGGAGGGACTGTCGGTCCGCGCCGGCCGCCGGCTCGCGGTCGACGGAGTCGACCTGGACCTGGGGCCGGGAGTGCACGGCGTGCTCGGCCCGAACGGCGCCGGCAAGACCACGCTGCTGCGCGCGCTGGCCACCGTGACCCCGCCGGCCGCCGGCACGCTCGACCTGGCCGGCCAGCCGGTCCACGGCGGCGGTGACCTGCGCGAGGTCCGCCGCCGGCTCGGCTACCTGCCGCAGTCCTTCGGCTGCTACAAGCGTTTCACCGTACGGGAGTTCGTCGAGTACCTGGCCTGGCTCAAGGAGCTGCCGGCGCACGAGATCCCGGCCGAGGCGCAGCGCGTGATCGACCGGTGCGGACTGACCGAGCGCGCGGACGAGAAGCTGCGCACGCTCTCCGGCGGCATGATCCGCCGGGTCGGGCTGGCGCAGGCGCTGGTCGGCGACCCCGGGCTGCTGATCCTGGACGAGCCCACCGCCGGCGTCGACCCCGGCAACCGCCAGGAGTTGCGCGCACTGCTGCGCGGCCTCGGCCGGACCGCGTGCGTGGTGCTCGCCACCCACGTGATCGAGGACGTGGCCGCGGCCTGCACCGACCTGATCGTGCTGCGCGAGGGCCGGATCGTGTTCCGCGGCACCCCCGCGGAGCTGGCCGGCCGTGCCGATACCGGCGGCGATCCCGGCGACGACGTGACGAGCAGGTACGAGCGAGGGTACGCGGAGGTGCTCCGATGA
- a CDS encoding sensor histidine kinase yields the protein MNDVTDGRPVRTLWWVVLGSVTGLLLVVTATLVADLYDLPVLVAFGAATAGCVALPLVPVRPRLAAALQLAAVVVFAWTQPIDEGAWPLAVPVMLVLILYVGLVGLCRPWGEAVATWWASGLILILLATFDPRGRDFDAADETLVVYATNSVLVLFGAILWRQRALIRRQLADARRDVALEQAQRAVVEERTRIARELHDVVAHSMSVIHMQATSAAYRLQHVDEESRAEFGRIAAGTRTALREMRQLLSLLRDEEGERPLRPAPGLRDLDELAVSARRGGIAVALTVPDEVRDLAVPETVGVAAFRIVQESLSNVVRHAPGADTRVRVGVTERALTVEVVNDRARRARRAIEDPGRAGHGLIGMRERARQAGGTLETGPRPEGGYRVAACLPLNSEENES from the coding sequence GTGAACGACGTGACGGACGGCCGGCCGGTACGCACGCTGTGGTGGGTCGTGCTGGGTTCGGTCACCGGACTGCTGCTGGTCGTCACGGCCACGCTGGTCGCGGACCTCTACGACCTGCCGGTGCTGGTCGCGTTCGGCGCCGCGACCGCGGGCTGCGTCGCGCTGCCGCTGGTGCCGGTGCGCCCCCGGCTGGCCGCGGCTTTGCAGCTCGCCGCCGTCGTGGTGTTCGCCTGGACGCAGCCGATCGACGAGGGCGCGTGGCCGCTGGCCGTGCCCGTGATGCTGGTGCTGATCCTCTACGTCGGCCTGGTCGGGCTGTGCCGGCCGTGGGGCGAGGCGGTCGCGACCTGGTGGGCCTCCGGCCTGATCCTGATCCTGCTGGCCACGTTCGACCCGCGCGGGCGCGACTTCGACGCGGCCGACGAGACGCTGGTCGTCTACGCGACGAACTCGGTGCTGGTGCTGTTCGGCGCGATCCTGTGGCGGCAGCGCGCGCTGATCCGCCGGCAGCTCGCCGACGCCCGCCGCGACGTGGCACTGGAACAGGCGCAGCGGGCCGTGGTGGAGGAGCGCACCCGGATCGCCCGGGAGCTGCACGACGTGGTCGCGCACAGCATGTCGGTCATCCACATGCAGGCCACGTCGGCGGCGTACCGGCTGCAGCACGTCGACGAGGAGTCGCGCGCCGAGTTCGGCCGGATCGCGGCCGGCACCCGCACCGCGCTGCGGGAGATGCGCCAGCTGCTGTCGCTGCTGCGCGACGAGGAGGGTGAGCGGCCGCTGCGGCCGGCGCCGGGCCTGCGCGACCTCGACGAGCTGGCCGTCTCCGCGCGGCGCGGCGGCATCGCGGTCGCGCTGACCGTGCCGGACGAGGTACGCGACCTGGCCGTCCCGGAGACCGTCGGCGTGGCCGCGTTCCGGATCGTGCAGGAGTCGCTGAGCAACGTGGTGCGGCACGCACCCGGCGCGGACACCCGGGTGCGGGTCGGCGTGACCGAGCGGGCGCTCACCGTCGAGGTGGTCAACGACCGAGCCCGCCGGGCCCGCCGGGCGATCGAGGACCCGGGCCGGGCCGGGCACGGCCTGATCGGCATGCGGGAACGGGCCCGGCAGGCCGGTGGCACGCTGGAGACCGGCCCGCGTCCCGAGGGCGGTTACCGGGTGGCCGCGTGCCTGCCCCTGAACAGCGAGGAGAACGAGTCATGA
- a CDS encoding response regulator transcription factor — translation MISVLVVDDQPMIRAGIRAILDAQPDLTVIGEAEDGRAGVRLGRSLRPDVVLMDVRMPELDGLAATRELLSGSPAPRVLMLTTFDVDDYVYEALRSGASGFLLKDSEPDELVRAVRVVANSEALLSPSVTRRLIENFVGAQPRKPSPALNALTDREREVLRHMATGMSNAEIAAELFIAEQTTKTHVSRILNKLGLRDRVHAVVFGYENGLVVPGRR, via the coding sequence ATGATCAGCGTCCTGGTCGTGGACGATCAGCCGATGATCCGCGCCGGCATCCGCGCGATCCTGGACGCCCAGCCGGACCTGACCGTGATCGGCGAGGCCGAGGACGGCCGGGCCGGCGTGCGGCTCGGCCGGTCGCTGCGCCCGGACGTGGTGCTGATGGACGTGCGCATGCCGGAGCTGGACGGGCTGGCCGCCACGCGCGAGCTGCTCTCCGGATCGCCGGCCCCGCGGGTGCTGATGCTCACCACGTTCGACGTCGACGACTACGTGTACGAGGCGCTGCGGTCCGGTGCCAGCGGCTTCCTGCTCAAGGACAGCGAACCGGACGAACTGGTACGGGCGGTGCGCGTGGTGGCGAACAGCGAGGCACTGCTGTCGCCCAGCGTCACCCGGCGGCTGATCGAGAACTTCGTCGGCGCGCAGCCGCGCAAGCCGTCCCCGGCGCTGAATGCGCTCACCGACCGGGAGCGGGAGGTGCTGCGGCACATGGCGACCGGCATGTCGAACGCGGAGATCGCGGCCGAGTTGTTCATCGCGGAGCAGACCACGAAAACGCACGTCAGCCGGATCCTGAACAAGCTGGGCCTGCGGGACCGGGTGCACGCGGTCGTGTTCGGCTACGAGAACGGGCTGGTCGTCCCCGGGCGGCGGTGA